The DNA window GAGCCCGCCGCGGGCTCCCTGGCCGGCCGGGTCCTGGTGAACCTCAGCTCGGACACCCCGGAGCGGGCCCGCGAGGCCGCCGCGTGGGCCGCCCGGCACGGGGCCGAGCACCTCACGGGCGGGGTGCAGGTGCCGCCTTCCGGCATCGGCAAGCCGGAGTCGTCCACCTTCTACAGCGGCCCCAAGGAGGTCTTCGAGGCGCACGAGGCCGCCCTGAAGGTGCTCACCGGAACCGACTACCGGGGCACCGACCCCGGCCGGGCCGCGCTGTTCTACCAGATCCAGATGGACATGTTCTGGACCGCGATGCTCAGCTACCTGCACGCCACCGCGATCACCGCCGCGAACGGCATCACGGCGCAGGAGTTCCTGCCGTACGCGCAGTCCACGATGGCCTCGATCCCGGGCTTCCTCGCGTTCTACGCCCCGCGCATCGACGCCGGGCGGCACGACGGCGACGTCGACAAGCTCGCCATGGGGGTGGCCAGCATCGACCACGTCGTCCACACCGCCGAGGGCTCGGGGGTCGACGCCGCCCTGCCGGCCGCGGTCCGGGAGGTCTTCCGGCGCGGCGTGGAGCGCGGCCACGGGGACGACAGCTTCACCCGTCTGCTGGAGGTCTTCAAGGCCGGCTGAGTGCCTCCGGGGCGAGCCGGGCGGGCTGGGCCGAACGGGGGTGCGCCGAACGTACTGAAGGCGGCAAAGGTGTGGTCACGGGCCGAATTCGGGAGCTTGTCGGGCGTTGTCCGCGATATGGCCGGATTGCTCGTAGCCCGAACCTCGAAAGAGGCTTGGACTGGATGAACCGGATGTAGAGGACAACAGTCCGAACGCCTGGAAGGAAGCACATGACCGACATCGGGATCCAGCCCACCACCTCATCGGCTCCCTCCTTCCCCAGCGACCGCACCTGCCCCTATCAGCCGCCCGCGAGGCACCAGGACCTGGCCGCCCGCGGACCGCTGACGCGCGTCACCCTGTACGACGGGCGCGTGGTGTGGCTGGTGACGGGCCACACCGAGGCCCGCGCCCTGCTCACGGACCCCCGCGTCTCGTCCAACCGTCAGAATCCGGCCTTTCCCGTACTCGCCCCGCGCGCCGAGAACCAGGCGTCCGTGGTGATCCCGCTCCTCGGCGTGGACGACCCCGAACACGCCCGGCAGCGCCGCATGCTGATCCCCCGCTTCAGCCTCAAGCGGGCCGCCGCCATGCGGCCCCGCATCCGGAGCATCGTCGACGGCCTCATCGACACCATGCTCGCCAAGGGCGACAGCGCGGAACTCGTCTCCGCGTACGCCCTGCCCGTGCCCTCCATGGTGATCTGCACCCTGCTCGGCGTCCCCTACGACGACCACGACTTCTTCGAGGCGTGCTCCCGGCGGATGCTGGCGGCGCCGACCGCCGCGGAGGCCACCGCCGCCCGCGACGACCTGCGCGACTACCTCCACCGGCTCGTGGACCGCAAGGAGGCCGAGCCCGGCGACGGCCTGCTCGACGAGCTCATCGCCGACCGCCTCGCCGACGGCCAGGTCGACCGCGACGAACTGGTCATGATGGCGCTGCTGTTGCTCGTCGCCGGCCACGAGACCACGTCCAACATGATCGCGCTCGGCGTGTACACCCTTCTCGAACACCCTGACGAGCTCGCCGCCCTGCGCGCCGAACCCGGCCTCATGCCCGCTGCTGTGGAGGAGCTGCTGCGCTTCCTGTCCATCGCCGACGGCTTGATACGGGTCGCCACGGAGGACATCGAGATCGGCGGGCGGACCGTGCGCACCGGCGACGGCGTCATGATCGGCACGTCCGTCGTCAACCGCGACGCCGGCGCCTACGCCGACCCCGACGCCCTGGACGTCCGCCGCTCGGCCCGCCACCACGTCGCGTTCGGCTACGGCGTCCACCAGTGCCTGGGGCAGAACCTGGCCCGCGCCGAGATGGAGATCGCCCTGTCCGCGCTCTTCACCCGTATCCCGGGCCTGCGCCTCGCCGTTGCTCCCGGCGAGGTGTCCGTCAAGCCCGGCGACACCCTGCAAGGACTCCTCGCTCTCCCGGTCGCCTGGTGAGCCCGTCGAAACGGAATCCGCCATGAGTTCTCTTCGCGTCTCCATCGACTCCGACGTGTGCATCGGCGCGGGCCAGTGCGTCCTGACCGCACCGGGCGTCTTCGACCAGGACGAGGACGGCTTCGGCCTCGTCCGCCCCGGCCTCGGGGACGGCGGGGGCGACCCGCTCGTCAGGGAGGCGGCGCGCGCCTGTCCCGTCCAGGCCGTCACCGTGGAGGAGGGCTAGCGGGCCGCGGCCGCGCGCCGGCGGCTACAGGCGGGAGGCCTTCAGCGCCATGTGGAGCAGCAGCCGCCCCTCGCCCTCGTCCAGGTCCAGGCCGGTGAGCTGTTCCACGCGCGCCAGGCGGTAGTACAGCGTCTGGCGGTGGATGCCCAGGGCCGCGGCCGTGCGGCCCGCCTGGCCCGCGCAGTCGAGGAACACCTCGGCGGTGCGGGCCAGTTCGGCGTGGGCGGGGGCCAGCAGGGGGCGGACCGAGGTGTCCTCGGCGGCCCCGGCCGGCAGGGCGGCCAGCACGCGGTACGGGCCGATGTCCCCCCACTCCGCCACCGGCCCCAGGCGCGGCTCCGCGGCCGCGGCCCGGGCCGCGGCCAGCGCCTCGCGCCAGGCCTCCGGCAGCTCCGCGAGGCCGCGGCGGGGGGCGCAGCAGCCGCTCGGCGGCGGTGCGGGCCGGGGCGATCGTGGTCGTCGTGCGCAGCCGCACCAGGGCGGCCAGCACGCGGTACGGGCCGATGTCCCCCCACTCCGCCACCGGCCCCAGGCGCGGCTCCGCGGCCGCGGAGCCGCGCCTGGGGCCGGTGGCGGAGTGGGGGGACATCGGCCCGTACCGCGTGCTGGCCGCCCTGGTGCGGCTGCGCACGACGACCACGATCGCCCCGGCCCGCACCGCCGCCGAGCGGCTGCTGCGCTCCCCGCGCGCGGGGAGCGCAGCAGCCGCTCGGCGGCGGTGCGGGCCGGGGCGATCGTGGTCGTCGTGCGCAGCCGCACCAGGGCGGCCAGCGCCGCCGAACCGTCGGGCAGGGGGTCCGGCACGGTGCACAGGGCGGCCACCCCCGACTGCCCCGCCAGCGCCGACCCCACGCCGTCGGGCGCGGACGGGTCGCCCTCGCCGTGCTCGCCCTCGCCCAGCGCCCAGGGCGCCACGGCGACCAGCCCGAGCGGCCCGTCAGCCGCTTGGCCCATCGCCTCCCGCAGCGCCGCGGCCGCCGCGTCGCGCCCCGCGGGCCGCCCCGCGAGCACCTCGCGCAGCAGCTCGCCCAGCTCCGCGCCCGCCCGCGCCTCGGCGGCCAGCAGCTCACCGATCCGGGCGGCCGTCTCCATGGCCTGTGCGAGCCGCGGATCGGCGTGGGGGACGCTCAGGTCCAGGCCGGCCAGGTGCTCGTCGTCCAGCAGCCACACGTAGCCGTGCACCACCCCGCGGTGGCGCACCGGCAGGCAGATGCGGCCCTTGAAGACCCCCGCCGCCGGGTCCGGCGGGATCCGCAGCGGGGCCTGGGCCCGCGCGATGCCGAACGCCTCGAACCACGCCCGTACGGCCGCGGTGGACCGCCGCTGCAGGATCGAGCGGGTCCGCACCGGGTCCATCATCACGTCGAGGTCGTCCTCGCCGCCGTGGGCGCCGAACGCGATCAGTACGAAGTCGCGGTCCTCGAGCGTCGCGGGGGCGCCGAGCGCCGCCGATATTTCGTCGACGAGGTGCTGATAGTCGCCGCGCATGGCCCCGCCACGCTCCTTCCCCCGATTCGTGCGGGCTGCCCGGCCCACCGTGAGGCGGGTCATTTTGGCCCGGAATCAACCCAAGGTTCTATGTACAGGTCACCATTGTCATACATCTGTCTGAGATCCGGGCCACGGATGCGTGACAGCTGTCGATGGTCCAGGATCGGGGTGATCTCTAGTTTTCACGATGAGTTCCTTATGCCGTCCCCCCAGGTGGGGACGGCCGTCATCGTGGAGGTGCCCGTGCTGGGTCCCGTGATCCTCGCTGCGTCGCGCAGCGACAAGATGCGCCGTTTCGTGTCGGCTGCCCCGGGCACCAAGCAGGTCGTCGACCGCTTCATCGCGGGCGAGACCGTCGACCAGGTCATCCCGATCGTCAAGGACGCCGCGGCCAAGGGCCTCGAGGTCACCCTGGACGTCGTGGGCGAGGACATCACCACCGTCGAGCAGTCCCACGCAGCCCGCGACGCCTACCTGCAGCTGATCGGCCGGCTCGAGGAGCTCGGCCTGGGCACCCGGGCCGAGATGTCGGTCAAGCTCTCCATGTTCGGCCAGGCCCTGGAGGGCGGCCACGAGCTCGCCCTCGCCAACGTCCGCCCCGTCGTCGAGGCCGCCGCCGCCATCGGCACCACGGTTACGCTGGACGCGGAGGACCACACGACCCTCGACTCGATGTTCGCCATCCACGAGGAGCTGCGGAAGGACTTCCCGCAGACCGGCTGCGTCATCCAGGCGTACCTCTTCCGCACCGAGGACGACGCCCGCCGCCTGGCCGCCGCCGGCAGCCGTGTGCGTATCGTGAAGGGGGCGTACAAGGAGCCCGCCTCCGTCGCGTACCAGGACAAGGCGGAGACCGACAAGGCGTTCGTCCGGATCATCAAGATCCTCATGGCGGGCGAGGGCTATCCGATGATCGGGTCGCACGACCCGCGTCTGATCGCCATCACACAGGAGCTGGCCCGGCAGGCGGGCCGCAAGCTGGACGAGTACGAGTTCCAGATGCTGTACGGAATCCGCAGCGAGGAGCACGTCCGCCTGGCCGCCGAGGGCCACCGGATGCGCGTCTACACGGCGTACGGCACCGACTGGTACGGCTACTTCATGCGCCGGCTCGCCGAGAAGCCCGCGAACCTGCTGTTCTTCGCCCGGTCCATCCTCACCAAGGGCTGACCCCCGACATCCCCCCGCAGAGCCCCGAAGGAGAAACGGAACCCATGGACGCTGTGACCCAGGTCCCCGCCCCGGTCAACGAGCCGGTCCACGGCTACGCCCCCGGCAGCCCCGAGCGCGCCCGCCTCGAGGCCAAGCTCAAGGAGCTGGCGGCCAACCCGATCGACCTGCCGATGACCATCGGCGGCGAGAAGCGCATGGGCGGCGGCGAGCCGTTCAAGGTCGTCCAGCCGCACAACCACGCCGCCGTCCTCGGCACCTTCAACCACGCCACGCAGGCCGACGCCCAGGACGCGATCGACGCCGCCCTCGCCGCCGCCCCGGCCTGGCGGGCGATGTCCTTCGACGACCGCGCCGCGATCATCCTGCGCGCCGCCGAGCTGCTGTCCGGCCCCTGGCGCGAGACGCTGGCCGCCTCCACCATGCTGGGCCAGTCCAAGACCGCCCAGCAGGCCGAGATCGACACCCCCTGCGAGCTCGTCGACTTCTGGCGCTTCAACGTGCACTTCGCGCGCCAGATCCTCGCCGAGCAGCCGGTCGCCAACTCCACCGGCGTGTGGAACCGCAGCGACCACCGGCCGCTGGAGGGCTTCGTCTACGCGATCACGCCCTTCAACTTCACCGCCATCGCCGGCAACCTGCCGACCGCCCCGGCCCTCATGGGCAACGTGGTCGTCTGGAAGCCGTCCCCCACCCAGACCCACTCCGCCGTGCTGCTGATGCAGCTCCTGGAGGAGGCGGGCCTGCCCAAGGGCGTCATCAACCTGGTGACCGGCGACGGCATCGCCGTCTCCGAGGTGGCCCTCGACCACCCCGAGCTGGCCGGCATCCACTTCACCGGCTCGACCAAGACCTTCCAGCACCTGTGGAAGACGGTCGGCAACAACATCGAGAAGTACAAGTCCTACCCGCGCCTGGTCGGCGAGACCGGCGGCAAGGACTTCGTCGTCGCCCACCCGAGCGCCGACCGCGCGGTCCTGAAGACCGCCCTGACCCGCGGCTCCTTCGAGTTCCAGGGCCAGAAGTGCTCGGCCTCCTCCCGCGCCTACGTCCCCCGCTCCATCTGGGAGGACGGCTTCAAGGAGGAGTTCGCGGCCGAGGTCGACGGCATCACCATGGGTGACGTCACCGACCTGTCGAACTTCATCGGCGCCGTCATCGACGACCGCGCCTTCGCCAAGAACAAGGCTGCGATCGACCGCGCCAAGGCCGACCCGGCCTGCACGATCGTCGCCGGCGGCACCTACGACGACTCGGTGGGCTACTTCGTCCGCCCGACCGTCATCGAGTGCACCGACCCGGAGAACGAGGTCTTCACGACCGAGTACTTCGGCCCGGTCCTCGCCGTCCACGTCTACGAGGACGCCGACTTCGACGCGATGCTCGCCCAGATGGAGTCCGTCTCGGCGTACGCGCTGACCGGTGCCGTCATCGCGAACGACCGCGCCGCGGCCGCCGACGCCATGGCCAAGCTGCGCTTCGCCGCCGGCAACTTCTACATCAACGACAAGTCGACCGGTGCCGTGGTCGGCCAGCAGCCCTTCGGCGGCGGCCGCGCCTCCGGCACCAACGACAAGGCCGGCGCCGCGTCCAACCTGACGCGGTGGGTCTCGACCCGCTCCATCAAGGAGACCCTGGTCGCGCCGACCGACTACCGCTACCCGCACATGGGCTGACCCGCCCCGTAGCCGAATTCCGCCCCCGTCCGGCCGACCAGCCGGGCGGGGGCGGAATGCTGTTCGGCGGGGCCCTCCGTTCAGCTCTCCCGAGGGCGCTCCGTTCAGCGGAGGACGCTTTAACTCCACCCCGCCACGATCAGCGACAGCCCGGCCGCGAACCCGCCTCCCAGCAGCGCCAGGTACAGCCCGTACAGATGCCGCAGGCGCCGCCCCGCGGCACCCAGCGCCGCGAAGGCGAGCCCCACGCCCACCGTCCGCACGGAGCGCGCCGCCCCCGCCTCCACGGCGAAGTCACCGGGCGCCACGTGCGCCCGCCCCGCGGCCGCCGCGTACACCTTGAACGGCACGCCGTTCCACGGCTGGTGCGCCACGGCCGCGGCCCCCTCCGCGGAGAGCTCCCGCACGACCTCCGCGTGCATCCGCGGCGTCGTCAGCGGCGCCGGCAGCCGTACGCCGGACGCGGCCACCTGCAGGGCGAGCAGCCCGCCCACGAGCGTCCCCGCGAGCGCGGCGACCGACAGCCGCAGGGCCGCACGGGGCGCCGCCGCGCAGGCGACGGCCAGGAACAGCTCCGGCATCAGCGGCCAGCTCAGGGCCTCCGCGAACGCCCAGGCGAACGCGATCGGCAGGCCCCAGAGGGATGCCACGACCGCGGCGGTGCGGCGCCGCAGCGCGGAGTCCCGCTCCGGATGCGCGGCCGCCTCGACGGCGAGCTCCGCGACGGCGGCCCGGGCCCGCTCGGGGGAGACGGGGCCGTGCAGCGGCTCGCCGATGCGGACCCGCACCAGGGCCGGGCGGAGCCGCCCGTGCTTGGGCAGCAGCCGGTCCGTGCCCGCCAGCCCCACGGGTACCACGGGCACCCCCGCCTGCTCGGCGAGCAGCAGCGCGCCCCGGTGGAACCCGCCGAGCCCGCCGTCCTTCCCCCGCGTGCCCTCCGGGAAGAGCACCACGGCGCGCCCCGCGCGCAGTTCGCCGGCCGTCCCCAGCAGGTCCCCGAGCCCGCCGCCGGTGCGCCGCACGGGGAACCCCGCGGCCAGCCACCGGCACACCCGGCGCCGCCCCGGGCGCGCGAACCAGTAGTCGGCCGCGGCCCCGATCATCGGCGCGTGGCGCGCATCGAGCGCCGCGAGCAGCGCCGCGGTGTCGGCGTGCGAGGAGTGGTTGGCGACGACGACACAGCCGCCCCGTGGGAGGCGGCCGCGCCGGGAGACCCCACCGGTGAGGGTGAGCGCCACCAGCCACAGCGCACGGCGCAGCCAGGCGGCGAGAACGGCCCGCCGGGGAGTCCGGGGCGCGCGGGGAGCCCGCCCCGTGGGAGCCCCGGCGGGGCCGGACGCAGAGACGGAACGGACGCTCGGCCCGCCCCACGCGCGAACCCGGAAGCGCCGCCTGCCGTGCGCCCCGGCCAGGTCGCCCACCGGGCGGCGGTGCAGTGCGCCGTGGGCTGCTCGGTGCCGCGCGCCGCCGTCGCGCAGGCCCTCGGCGGTGTCCGACAGCGACTGCCCGGTTGCCCCGCCGGTTTCCGCGCGGGGCGGCCCCGGGCGGGCGCCGTCCCCCGCCGGGTGCGGCATGTGCGGGGCGGCGGTGCCGTCGGTGTCGGCGGCCGGGCACGGGGCGCCCGATCCCGGGCCGCCGAGCCGGTTCCGGGCGCCCCCGCCCGTCCGCCGCGTGCGCTCGCCGGACCGGCCGATGCCGTACGAGCCGAGCAGCGTCGTCGGCGGGCGGAGTTCCGGACCGGTGCCGGTCGCGGTCGCCGCCCCGTGCCGCAGCGGCCTCCGCACCGCCCGCCCCAGGCGGCTGCGGAGCGCCGCCACCCGGAGGCCGCGCCGGTGCCCGGGCCCCGTGCCGGGGCGCCTGTACGCCCTGCCTCGTGCGCGCCGTGCGCGCCGTGCGGCCCGCGCGGCCGGGTCGCGACGCAGCCGCCCCGTGCGCAGGGATCCGGAGGGAGAGGTCGTCGTCACAGCGTCACCACCATGGCCAGGAGCAGGGCGAGGAGAAGGGAGTCGATGCGGTCGAGGAGGCCGCCGAAGCCCGGCAGCCAGGTGCCGGCGTCCTTGACGCCCGCCTCCCGCTTGAGCATGGATTCGAGCAGGTCGCCGAGGACACTGCCGGCCAGGACCGCGGCCCACAGCGTGACGGTGAAGGCGCCCGCGGCCTCCAGCCCCGCGGCCACGGCCATGCCCGCGCCGAGGACGCCCGCCCAGGTCTTGGCGGGGGAGTGGGGGGACAGCGGGCGGGCGAGGGCGCCGCCGAGGGGGCGCAGGAGCATGCCGCCGCACCACGCGCCCACGTCGCCGAACGCGACCGCCACGGCGACGGCGATCGCCGTGCCGTCCAGTACCACAAGTCCCGTCAGTGCGACGGGAATCCACAGCAGGCCGAAGACCGTACGGGCCGCGCGCTCGCCGCCCCGTGCGGTGTCGCCCGACAGCACCGCGGGCAGCACGCCGGCGACGGTGAGCAGGGCGAAGGTCTCCAGGTCCAGGGCGTCCGCGAGGCGCCAGTGCTCCAGCAGCGCCGGCAGCGGGAGGAGGACCACCGCGGTGCGCAGCACCGCCCGCTCGCCCCGCCCCAGGCGGGCCAGCCGGGCGTACTCGCCGACCGCGATCAGCCCCAGCAGCCAGACCAGCGCCGTCGCCCCCAGCTCGTGCAGGAACATCGCCCCGAGGAAGAGGGGGGCCGCCACGGCCCAGGTCAGCCAGCGGCGCCGCAGTTCGCGGCGCATCGCCACGCGCGCGGGGAGGCACGCCACCGCCAGGCCGCCCGCGCCGAGCACCCCGGCGACCACGGGTATGACCCGGGGCAGGACGTCGCTCGTGAACAGCGTGCTCACCGGGCCGCACCCGCCTCGCCCAGCACCCGCCACAGCCGGCCCAGCCGGAAGGCCGCCGTCAGCGCCGAGCCCACCGCCACGACGGCCAGCACGGGCACGGCCCAGCCCGTGGCGGCGGCCACGACGGCCAGCAGGCACCGCTCCGTCTTGCCGACCGGCCCGCCGTTGAGCCGCTCGGCCCCTGCCGCCGCGCCCGCGAGGGACACCCACGAGGGCAGCGTCGCGGCGAGCGCGGCCGTGGCCACGAGCCACAGCGGGGCCAGCGTCAGGAAGCCGGCGAGGACGAGCAGATCGGCGGCGCGGTCGCCGAGTTCGTTGAGGACCGAGCCCCTGTGCGTGGTGCGCCCCGTGTCGCGGGCGAGCGCGCCGTCGAGGTTGGCGAAGGCGAGCCGGGCCGCCAGGAGGAGGGCGACGGGCGCGGCGGCCGCCGGTGCGGGCAGCAGCGCGAGCGCCGCCCCCGCACCGGCCGCGCAGAGCACGCCGGCGGCGGTGAGGGTGTCCGGTGACACGCCGCGCCGGGCGAGTGCGGTACGCAGTCCGCCGAGGCGGGCCGCGTACCAGGGCTTGAGTGCGTACAGGCCGTTCATGGGCCCCACTTTCGCCGCAGGGGGCGGGGCCGCGGATCGGCGGGGGTACTCAAACCCCTACTCAGTCGCTACTCAGTACGAGCCGGGCGGTCCTGCGGGGCGCCGTGGGCACCCCGCCGTCTCAGATAGTAGGAAGCCCGAGTAATTGTGCAGACAGCGCGGTACAGCTGTCCTAGCGTGGAGGAAGCCGAACGTGCGCTCCATCGAGCGACAAGCGGTTGCGGCCCCGTGCGCGAGTGCAGGCGATCCCTGCGGCACCCCGGCCCCCGCCCTTTCCCCGGCGCTCTTCCCACCGCTCCCGGGGCCCCGCAGCCGGTGCCCCCTCCCGCAGGCGCAGCAGAGGAGACGTGACTTCCCATGGCCGAAACCGCCGTCCGCAGGACCCGCCGCATCGCCCGTACGGCCGACCGCACCGACCGCACGACCGACCGGATGAACGCCGCCGCCGCACTCCAGCGGGCGCTGGACCGCCGGGACAACGGCGGCGTGACCGGCCACTGAGGGCCCGGCCGCTGAGGGCCCGGCCGGTGCGCCGTCAGCCCCGCCGCGCGGGGCGGACGACGTCGAAGTGGTCGATGCGTGCGCCGTTCTCCGCCAGTGCGGTCACCCGCAGCCGCGGGCGCCCGCCCCGTGCGGCCGGCTCGGCCTCGACCGCGAGGAACGAGAAGCCGGTGTAGCGCACGCGCGACCACTCCACCGTCTCCGGGTGCTTCGCCCGCCCCTCCTCCCAGAAGTAGCTCTCCACGCTCTCCAGGTCCCTGACGTGACCCTCGTAGCTGTCCGGCACCGGGAAGTCGTAGAGCGACTTCCCGGCCCCGCCGGCGGTCACGTAGACGATGCCGTCGCGCGTGGAGTCGGCGGTGCCGCCGATGGGGACCTCCCGCCCCACGCGCGTGCCGCGGAGCGCGTCGGTGCGCTCGTAGACGTGGTTGTGGCCGTTGATGACGAGGTCGACCCCGTGCTTCTCGAAGAGCGGCAGCCACTCCTCCCGCACCGCCCCGTCCGAGGCGTGCGCCTTCGTCGTGGAGAAGGCGCAGTGGTGGAAGAAGACGACGAGGAAGTCGAGGCCGCGCGTACGGCGCAGTTCGCCCAGCCGGCGGTCGAGCCAGGCGGTCTGCCGGCCGTCGCTGTAGCCGGTGTTCGCGGTGATCTCGTAGGAGATGTCGTTGGCGTCCAGGGCGACGATTCCCACGTTGCCGTAGACGAAGGAGTAGACGCCCGGGGCGCTCACGGGGTCGAAGCCGTTCCGCGGGAGGGACCAGCGGGCGCTCTGGCCGCCGTAGCCGTCGGGCGAGTACCAGGCCTCCATGTCGTGGTTGCCGGTGGTCACCATCCAGGGCACGGATGCGGCCACCGACTCCGTCTGGGAGAGGAACTGGTCCCACACGCGCGCGTCGTAGACGTCGGTGGGCTTGCCCGCCCCGCTGTCGTCGGCGTAGCAGATGTCGCCCGCGTGCAGGTGGAAGGCGGGGTTCTGGCCGAGGATCAGCTGGTCGTTGGCCAGGGCCTGGTAGCTGACGCCCTGGTCGCCGAAGGCGGTGAAGGTGAACCGCTCCGCCTTGCCGCCCTTCTCCGGCCGCTCCGGTGCCGTGCGGAAGGTGCCGATGCGGGCGAAGTGGCGAGGGTCGGCGGGGTCGTGGCCGTCGTGCCCGACGCCGTAGTAGTACGTCCGGCCGGGCCTGAGGTTGTCCAGTGCCGCGTGCAGGTACACCTGGTCGACGGCGGGGAGCTTCTTGGACAGCGGCGGGGTGTGCAGGGTGCGCACCTCGGCGTCCAGCTTGACGCCGAGGTCCCACGGCGCGTGACCCACTCGCACGTACGGCCGCTTCACCGCGAACGGCACCTGCCAGGAGATCCGCATCTGCGTGCGCGGGTCGGCGCCGAACGCCAGGTGCCGGCCGAAGGGCGCGACGTGCCTGCCGTCGACCCGCGACGTGGCGGGGGAGTCCAGCAGGGCCGGGGCGGGGGCCGGGCCGGTGTACGCCCGCGCGGCGCCGCCCAGGACGCCCGTGCCCGCCGCGGCCCCGGCCGTCACCGCGCCGGCGCGCAGCACGCCGCGCCGGGTGAGGGGCCGGGCGAGCCGGGCCCGCAGGTACGCGTGCTGCTCGGCCATCGTCATGCGGTCCGCGAGGTGCTCGGGGATCCCTACGCGTGGTGTGTCCATGACGGCAACGTGCCAGGAAGCGGCAACTTCGTTGCGGACTTTGGGTGAACGTGACCTGACTGGAGCGCAATCCGTCCGCATGGTGGACGTCGTGTGTCATCCAGCGGGACGGGAGAGTACGGTCCCGGTATGTCTCGCAGCATTCGCCTCGCAGTGATCCCCGGTGACGGAATCGGCCGGGAAGTCGTGGCCCAGGGCCTCAAGGTGCTCTCGGCGGTCCTCCCCTCCGACGTGAAGCTGGAGACCGAGGAGTACGACCTCGGTGCCCGGCGCTACCACGCGACCGGCGAGGTTCTGCCCGACGCCACGCTCGAGTCCCTCAAGGGCCACGACGCGATCCTGCTCGGGGCCATCGGCGACCCCTCCGTGCCCGCCGGCGTCCTGGAGCGCGGTCTGCTGCTCAAGCTGCGGTTCGCCTTCGACCACTACGTCAACCTGCGGCCCTCGAAGCTCTTCCCGCACACGGCCACCCCGCTGGCCGGCCGCCCCGACATCGACTTCGTCGTCGTCCGCGAGGGCACCGAGGGCCCGTATACCGGCAACGGCGGCTCCCTGCGCACCGGCACCCCCGCCGAGGTCGCCACCGAGGTCAGCGTCAACACCGCCCTGGGCGTGGAGCGCGTGGTGCGCGACGCCTACGAGCGGGCCCAGGCCCGCTCCCGCAAGAAGCTGACCCTCGTCCACAAGAACAACGTCCTCGTCTACGCCGGACAGCTGTGGAAGAGCACCTTCGACCGGGTGGGCCGGGAGTACCCCGAGGTCACCACCGACTACCTGCACGTGGACGCGGCGACCATCTTCATGGTCACGCAGCCCGAGCGGTTCGACGTGATCGTCACCGACAACCTCTTCGGTGACATCCTCACCGACCTCGCCGCGGCCGTGACCGGCGGCATCGGCCTCGCCGCCTCGGGCAACATCAACCCCGACGGCGCGTTCCCGTCCATGTTCGAGCCCGTCCACGGCTCCGCGCCCGACATCGCGGGCACCGGCAAGGCCGACCCGACGGCCACCGTGCTCTCCGTGGCCCTGCTGCTGCGCCACCTCGGCCACGAGGCCGAGGCCGCCCGCATCGAGACGGCGGTCGCCGAGGACCTGGCCGAGCGCGACGGCGCCGCGCCGCGCTCGACGGACGAGACCGGAGACGCCCTCGCCCGGCGCGTAGCCGGCTAGCCCCCAGCCGCTGACTCGGCGCGCGGTGGGGTGC is part of the Streptomyces roseifaciens genome and encodes:
- a CDS encoding ferredoxin, whose product is MSSLRVSIDSDVCIGAGQCVLTAPGVFDQDEDGFGLVRPGLGDGGGDPLVREAARACPVQAVTVEEG
- a CDS encoding PucR family transcriptional regulator, producing MRGDYQHLVDEISAALGAPATLEDRDFVLIAFGAHGGEDDLDVMMDPVRTRSILQRRSTAAVRAWFEAFGIARAQAPLRIPPDPAAGVFKGRICLPVRHRGVVHGYVWLLDDEHLAGLDLSVPHADPRLAQAMETAARIGELLAAEARAGAELGELLREVLAGRPAGRDAAAAALREAMGQAADGPLGLVAVAPWALGEGEHGEGDPSAPDGVGSALAGQSGVAALCTVPDPLPDGSAALAALVRLRTTTTIAPARTAAERLLRSPRAGSAAAARRRCGPGRSWSSCAAAPGRPARGTGRCPPTPPPAPGAAPRPRSRAWGRWRSGGTSARTACWPPWCGCARRPRSPRPAPPPSGCCAPRRGLAELPEAWREALAAARAAAAEPRLGPVAEWGDIGPYRVLAALPAGAAEDTSVRPLLAPAHAELARTAEVFLDCAGQAGRTAAALGIHRQTLYYRLARVEQLTGLDLDEGEGRLLLHMALKASRL
- a CDS encoding proline dehydrogenase family protein → MLGPVILAASRSDKMRRFVSAAPGTKQVVDRFIAGETVDQVIPIVKDAAAKGLEVTLDVVGEDITTVEQSHAARDAYLQLIGRLEELGLGTRAEMSVKLSMFGQALEGGHELALANVRPVVEAAAAIGTTVTLDAEDHTTLDSMFAIHEELRKDFPQTGCVIQAYLFRTEDDARRLAAAGSRVRIVKGAYKEPASVAYQDKAETDKAFVRIIKILMAGEGYPMIGSHDPRLIAITQELARQAGRKLDEYEFQMLYGIRSEEHVRLAAEGHRMRVYTAYGTDWYGYFMRRLAEKPANLLFFARSILTKG
- a CDS encoding NAD(P)-dependent oxidoreductase; the encoded protein is MVSADKRAVTVIGLGPMGQAMAGAYLDAGYEVTVWNRTAAKADALAARGAHRAAGVEEALAANGLVVLSLTDYDAMYALLEPAAGSLAGRVLVNLSSDTPERAREAAAWAARHGAEHLTGGVQVPPSGIGKPESSTFYSGPKEVFEAHEAALKVLTGTDYRGTDPGRAALFYQIQMDMFWTAMLSYLHATAITAANGITAQEFLPYAQSTMASIPGFLAFYAPRIDAGRHDGDVDKLAMGVASIDHVVHTAEGSGVDAALPAAVREVFRRGVERGHGDDSFTRLLEVFKAG
- the pruA gene encoding L-glutamate gamma-semialdehyde dehydrogenase, encoding MDAVTQVPAPVNEPVHGYAPGSPERARLEAKLKELAANPIDLPMTIGGEKRMGGGEPFKVVQPHNHAAVLGTFNHATQADAQDAIDAALAAAPAWRAMSFDDRAAIILRAAELLSGPWRETLAASTMLGQSKTAQQAEIDTPCELVDFWRFNVHFARQILAEQPVANSTGVWNRSDHRPLEGFVYAITPFNFTAIAGNLPTAPALMGNVVVWKPSPTQTHSAVLLMQLLEEAGLPKGVINLVTGDGIAVSEVALDHPELAGIHFTGSTKTFQHLWKTVGNNIEKYKSYPRLVGETGGKDFVVAHPSADRAVLKTALTRGSFEFQGQKCSASSRAYVPRSIWEDGFKEEFAAEVDGITMGDVTDLSNFIGAVIDDRAFAKNKAAIDRAKADPACTIVAGGTYDDSVGYFVRPTVIECTDPENEVFTTEYFGPVLAVHVYEDADFDAMLAQMESVSAYALTGAVIANDRAAAADAMAKLRFAAGNFYINDKSTGAVVGQQPFGGGRASGTNDKAGAASNLTRWVSTRSIKETLVAPTDYRYPHMG
- a CDS encoding cytochrome P450; the encoded protein is MTDIGIQPTTSSAPSFPSDRTCPYQPPARHQDLAARGPLTRVTLYDGRVVWLVTGHTEARALLTDPRVSSNRQNPAFPVLAPRAENQASVVIPLLGVDDPEHARQRRMLIPRFSLKRAAAMRPRIRSIVDGLIDTMLAKGDSAELVSAYALPVPSMVICTLLGVPYDDHDFFEACSRRMLAAPTAAEATAARDDLRDYLHRLVDRKEAEPGDGLLDELIADRLADGQVDRDELVMMALLLLVAGHETTSNMIALGVYTLLEHPDELAALRAEPGLMPAAVEELLRFLSIADGLIRVATEDIEIGGRTVRTGDGVMIGTSVVNRDAGAYADPDALDVRRSARHHVAFGYGVHQCLGQNLARAEMEIALSALFTRIPGLRLAVAPGEVSVKPGDTLQGLLALPVAW